In Corylus avellana chromosome ca2, CavTom2PMs-1.0, the following proteins share a genomic window:
- the LOC132170615 gene encoding auxin-responsive protein IAA9-like: MSPPLLSAEEGEQSNVSLVPSSPNMDCISQSGSGLKERNYMGLSDCSSVDSSPVSSLSEGKKNNLNLKATELRLGLPGSQSPDRIPELCLLNTGKLDEKPLFPLLPSKEGICSSSQKNVVSGNKRGFSDTVDGFSEVKSSVYTAGNWMYHAVSDSESPQSVGQGKFPGSSGMNVVLSSRPSGAQSPIMKELPTKVMQECPRATNGTSHSNNTDTNGNSSAPAPKAQVVGWPPIRSFRKNSLATTSKNNDEVDGKPGPGALFVKVSMDGAPYLRKVDLRTYSKYQELSTALEKMFSCFTIGQCGSQGTPGREMLSESKLRDLLHGSEYVLTYEDKDGDWMLVGDVPWEMFIDSCKRLKIMKGSDAIGLAPRAMEKSRNRN, from the exons ATGTCTCCTCCGCTGCTAAGTGCTGAGGAGGGAGAGCAGAGCAATGTCTCTCTAGTGCCTTCGTCACCAAATATGGACTGTATCTCCCAAAGTGGCTCAGGATTAAAAGAACGTAATTACATGGGTTTGTCAGATTGTTCTTCGGTAGATAGTTCTCCTGTCTCGAGCTTGTCAGAAGGGAAAAAGAACAATCTGAACTTGAAGGCTACAGAGTTGCGGCTTGGCCTTCCTGGATCCCAATCACCCGATCGAATACCTGAGCTCTGCTTGCTGAACACCGGGAAACTTGATGAGAAGCCGCTGTTTCCCTTACTTCCTTCAAAGGAAGGAATCTGCTCGTCATCACAGAAGAATGTTGTTTCCGGTAACAAGAGAGGTTTCTCTGACACTGTGGATGGGTTCTCAGAGGTAAAAAGTTCTGTGTATACTGCGGGGAATTGGATGTATCATGCAGTTTCTGATTCTGAATCTCCACAATCTGTGGGGCAAGGAAAGTTTCCTGGCAGTTCGGGGATGAATGTAGTGCTATCATCCAGGCCTTCTGGGGCACAGTCACCCATAATGAAAGAGTTGCCCACAAAGGTGATGCAGGAATGTCCTCGTGCCACCAATGGAACTAGCCACAGCAATAATACTGATACTAACGGCAACAGCAGTGCTCCAGCTCCGAA GGCGCAGGTTGTTGGTTGGCCTCCAATAAGATCATTTAGGAAGAATTCATTGGCTACCACTTCGAAAAACAATGATGAAGTGGATGGAAAACCAGGTCCTGGTGCACTTTTTGTGAAGGTCAGCATGGATGGTGCTCCCTATCTCAGGAAGGTCGATCTGAGAACCTACTCTAAATATCAAGAGCTGTCAACTGCTCTTGAGAAGATGTTCAGCTGTTTCACCATAG GTCAATGTGGATCCCAAGGAACACCAGGGAGGGAAATGCTGAGTGAGAGCAAGTTAAGAGATCTTTTGCATGGATCAGAATATGTACTTACATACGAGGATAAAGATGGTGACTGGATGCTTGTAGGGGATGTTCCGTGGGA